One genomic segment of Virgibacillus doumboii includes these proteins:
- the narI gene encoding respiratory nitrate reductase subunit gamma, whose amino-acid sequence MSEIFWWVIFPYLTVAIMIFGLLYRFAFRQLTWAAPSTEFFEKKWLRFGSPLFHWGIIFAFIGHVMGIVIPMEFYRALGISDHLYHIGAVYGGSLAGIMVVVGLVILLIRKMVFDPVRVHATFADFFSVIALLIVSGVGTYMTVFGNYTPAEFDYRASIGPWFRSLFILDPKYQLMTAIPFVFKLHTITAFGLFASIPFTRLVHFYSLPVTYVNRAPQQYRSRSQYKKKSV is encoded by the coding sequence GTGAGTGAAATATTTTGGTGGGTTATCTTCCCATATTTAACAGTAGCCATCATGATTTTCGGTCTGTTATATCGTTTTGCATTCCGGCAATTGACCTGGGCGGCTCCATCAACTGAGTTTTTTGAAAAGAAATGGTTGCGGTTTGGTTCACCTCTGTTTCATTGGGGGATTATCTTTGCATTTATCGGACATGTTATGGGGATTGTCATACCAATGGAATTTTATAGGGCTCTAGGTATATCCGATCACCTGTATCATATTGGTGCCGTTTATGGCGGGTCTTTAGCAGGTATAATGGTTGTTGTCGGGCTGGTCATTTTATTGATTCGGAAAATGGTCTTTGATCCAGTCAGAGTTCACGCAACATTTGCAGATTTCTTTTCGGTTATTGCACTACTTATTGTTTCGGGAGTTGGTACGTACATGACTGTTTTCGGAAACTATACACCAGCTGAATTTGACTACCGGGCTTCAATAGGGCCATGGTTCAGAAGTTTATTTATCTTAGATCCGAAATATCAGCTGATGACAGCTATTCCATTTGTTTTCAAACTGCATACTATAACAGCTTTTGGACTATTTGCTTCTATACCATTTACAAGACTGGTGCATTTTTACAGTCTGCCTGTAACATATGTAAACAGAGCTCCTCAGCAGTATCGTTCAAGGTCACAATATAAGAAAAAAAGTGTTTAA
- the narH gene encoding nitrate reductase subunit beta yields the protein MRIKAQVAMVMHLDKCIGCHTCSVTCKNTWTNRPGTEYMWFNNVETRPGTGYPKRWEDTDRFKGGWVLKNGKLQLKAGGPVSKLMNIFYNPDMANMEDYYEPWTYDYQNLIDSPKSDNLPVARPQSVITGEYIDKPEWGSNWDDDLAGGSESVSKDPTVEKLQEHISMEYEKTFMMYLPRICEHCLNPSCVASCPSGALYKRDEDGIVLVDQEACRGWRFCMSGCPYHKVYYNWNTHKAEKCNFCYPRTEAGLPTICSETCVGRIRYIGVVLYDADRVKEAASVEDPQDLYESQLSVFLDPFDPEIIEEARKSGINDEWIDAAQNSPVYQMAMKWKIALPLHPEYRTFPMVWYVPPLSPIMNHITNEDELDTDGYIPAIDQMRIPVEYLASILSAGDTEVIRKVLLKLIAMRVHMRGKTVGGIDEFRQSELLNEADTNPEEIEDMARLLGVAKYNERFVIPTGRREMEDDEKLYYEQGACSLEDLAPPEGIAATFGGKF from the coding sequence TTGAGAATTAAAGCACAGGTAGCAATGGTAATGCACTTGGATAAATGTATCGGCTGTCACACTTGTTCAGTAACATGTAAAAACACATGGACGAACCGGCCCGGAACAGAATATATGTGGTTCAATAACGTGGAAACACGACCAGGTACCGGTTATCCAAAACGCTGGGAAGATACTGATCGATTCAAGGGTGGATGGGTTCTAAAAAATGGAAAGCTTCAGTTAAAAGCAGGTGGACCTGTTTCTAAACTGATGAACATTTTCTATAACCCTGACATGGCGAATATGGAAGATTACTATGAACCATGGACATATGACTACCAAAATTTAATTGACAGTCCAAAAAGTGATAATCTTCCTGTAGCACGCCCGCAATCAGTCATTACCGGAGAATATATCGACAAACCGGAATGGGGATCCAACTGGGATGATGACCTTGCCGGCGGTAGTGAATCCGTTTCAAAAGACCCAACCGTCGAAAAACTGCAGGAACATATTTCGATGGAATATGAAAAAACATTCATGATGTATCTGCCAAGAATTTGTGAACATTGCCTGAACCCGTCCTGTGTTGCATCATGTCCATCAGGTGCACTTTATAAGCGTGATGAGGATGGTATTGTTCTGGTTGACCAGGAAGCTTGCCGCGGCTGGCGCTTCTGTATGAGTGGTTGCCCATATCACAAAGTATATTATAACTGGAACACACATAAAGCAGAAAAATGTAATTTCTGTTACCCACGAACAGAAGCAGGATTACCAACAATCTGCTCTGAAACATGTGTTGGCAGAATCCGTTATATCGGGGTTGTGCTGTATGACGCCGACAGAGTAAAAGAAGCAGCATCTGTAGAAGATCCGCAAGACCTTTATGAATCACAGTTATCTGTATTTCTTGATCCATTTGATCCGGAAATAATTGAAGAAGCAAGAAAATCAGGTATTAATGATGAATGGATTGATGCAGCACAAAATTCACCAGTATATCAAATGGCTATGAAATGGAAAATTGCGTTGCCTTTACATCCGGAATATCGCACATTTCCTATGGTTTGGTATGTGCCACCGCTTAGTCCAATCATGAATCATATTACAAATGAAGATGAACTGGACACTGACGGGTACATTCCAGCTATTGACCAAATGCGGATACCAGTGGAATACCTTGCTTCCATTCTCTCAGCCGGCGATACTGAAGTGATTCGTAAAGTGTTGCTTAAATTAATTGCAATGCGAGTTCATATGCGTGGAAAAACTGTTGGTGGTATTGATGAATTCAGACAAAGTGAACTTTTAAATGAAGCTGATACGAATCCGGAAGAAATTGAAGATATGGCCCGCTTATTGGGTGTTGCCAAGTACAACGAACGATTTGTTATTCCAACAGGAAGAAGAGAAATGGAGGATGACGAAAAACTGTACTATGAACAAGGCGCATGCAGTCTTGAAGATTTGGCACCACCTGAAGGAATAGCTGCTACATTCGGAGGTAAGTTCTAA
- the narJ gene encoding nitrate reductase molybdenum cofactor assembly chaperone, translating to MEEQERTLLAIASRLLAYPDDNFIDEQLDIIDSINDNISSAELRKELENALKAFHRLTPEELKKLYVATFDLKAKHGLYLTAHELGDSSKRGAAIIRLQNIINDAGFERVDDELADYIPMLFEFLAAAPDTQETDRLVRRLAVAVKRIQTSMPLDNPYFNILYVLTEYVFPQPTKAEIKKLEFEREDADLEELPYPIMYG from the coding sequence ATGGAAGAGCAGGAAAGAACATTACTGGCTATTGCATCCCGTTTATTGGCGTATCCGGACGACAATTTTATCGATGAACAGTTAGACATTATAGACTCCATAAATGATAATATATCATCGGCAGAATTGCGCAAAGAACTGGAAAATGCATTAAAAGCTTTTCACCGATTAACACCGGAAGAATTAAAAAAATTGTATGTTGCAACATTTGATTTGAAAGCAAAACATGGTCTCTACCTGACTGCCCATGAGCTTGGTGACAGCAGTAAACGCGGGGCAGCAATCATAAGACTGCAAAATATTATTAATGATGCAGGATTTGAGCGGGTGGATGATGAACTGGCCGATTATATTCCAATGCTGTTTGAATTCCTTGCTGCAGCACCGGACACTCAGGAAACTGATCGGTTAGTAAGAAGGCTTGCTGTTGCAGTCAAAAGGATTCAGACCAGTATGCCGCTTGATAACCCGTATTTCAATATTTTGTATGTATTAACGGAGTACGTCTTCCCGCAACCAACCAAAGCAGAAATTAAAAAACTGGAATTTGAGCGGGAAGACGCTGATTTGGAGGAGTTGCCGTATCCAATAATGTATGGATAG